One window of the Mycobacterium haemophilum DSM 44634 genome contains the following:
- a CDS encoding 3-hydroxybutyryl-CoA dehydrogenase has translation MSDAAIQRVGVVGAGQMGSGIAEVAVRAGVGVTVFETTDALITAGRNRIVKSLERGVSAGKVTERERDRALDNLAFTTDLNDLADRQLVIEAIVEDEAVKAKVFAELDRVVTDPAAVLASNTSSIPIMKIAAATKNPQRVLGLHFFNPVPVLPLVELVSTLVTDKAAATRTEEFASGVLGKQVVRCSDRSGFVVNALLVPYLLSAIRMVEAGFATVEDVDKAVVAGLSHPMGPLRLSDLVGLDTLKLIADKMFEEFKEPHYGPPPLLLRMVEAGRLGKKSGQGFYSY, from the coding sequence GTGAGCGATGCAGCGATCCAGCGAGTAGGGGTTGTCGGGGCGGGGCAGATGGGGTCGGGCATCGCCGAAGTTGCCGTTCGCGCCGGTGTTGGCGTGACGGTGTTCGAAACCACTGACGCGTTGATCACCGCGGGACGCAACCGCATTGTGAAGTCTTTGGAGCGTGGCGTCAGCGCGGGCAAGGTGACAGAGCGCGAGCGCGACCGTGCCCTCGACAACTTGGCCTTCACCACAGACCTGAATGACTTGGCCGACCGGCAATTGGTGATTGAGGCGATCGTCGAGGACGAGGCCGTTAAGGCCAAGGTCTTCGCCGAACTCGACCGAGTCGTTACCGATCCCGCCGCGGTGCTCGCGTCGAACACCTCCAGCATCCCGATCATGAAAATCGCTGCGGCCACCAAGAACCCGCAACGCGTCCTGGGCCTGCACTTCTTCAATCCGGTCCCGGTGCTACCCCTGGTCGAATTAGTCAGCACGTTGGTCACCGATAAAGCCGCTGCCACCCGCACCGAGGAATTTGCCAGCGGAGTACTTGGCAAACAAGTGGTGCGCTGTTCTGACCGGTCCGGTTTCGTGGTCAACGCCCTACTGGTGCCGTATTTGTTGTCGGCGATCCGGATGGTCGAAGCTGGTTTTGCCACCGTCGAAGATGTCGACAAGGCCGTGGTTGCCGGGCTGTCGCACCCGATGGGCCCGCTGCGGCTCTCCGATCTTGTTGGCCTGGACACCCTAAAACTGATCGCGGACAAGATGTTCGAGGAATTCAAGGAACCGCACTATGGTCCGCCGCCGCTGTTGCT